A genomic segment from Brienomyrus brachyistius isolate T26 chromosome 9, BBRACH_0.4, whole genome shotgun sequence encodes:
- the nbn gene encoding nibrin yields the protein MWKLKPLGDGGQLHCLVAGGEYTVGRKSCAVLLHNDQSISRAHARLAVSLSASARPNVSTTFTVTDTSKYGTFVNGDRLAQNDARVLQNGDQLTFGVFENKFRVVFEALVVCSSCVDNVGKASLATNVQQLGGRLVSSWSQDCSHLVMPTVKVTVKTICALLCCRPIVKPDFFSELRKAAQQMQALPKAESFLPDLDEPTLEKKNVDLHLVAERKCLFEGKTFIFLNAKQLKRLSAAVGFGGGRAQLLEDGALPVGLLESAQSCVVDVSTGSSQVPQAENAVQWSESVTHILQRKGLRLIAESEIGLAAIYGSTKLYCNPSATLTAETAEVKAAIPGGSLTQSTAVDETVLPAASQNITAYAPDTETTQGFSRMDTSGPSAVRETPEKDRRQTWSSNRGSVVSNAANSCVRTEVLMSSHATGAKSRREGPVLGTTDDSRLMVKHPPSRNQHKSPQKQANSLTDYFKPLNKKRNREEGDSPRQSEAKQSRQEQEEQVEVMEVERSARQPSAPEPSVCTPASKGEGDKLGQDSDLDHSPGPSSHRPAVGKRKEIPATDLMEGCISEVDIEELESIMSTPMDEEDQQGAPTKRARLDPVRDIKEEEESLVEPARAGSTSIPKKPEAEAQPKAAPVKPELAELTAGIKADNGEDLPRNLLVIEFKSLLVDKLPRPRSERQQTGGKNFKKFRKIPVPGSSGLPKIIGGSDLVAHNRTKNSELEEWLRAAAEEESRNEREEALGDDLFRYNPRLSKRR from the exons ATGTGGAAACTGAAACCACTTGGAGACGGAG GGCAGCTGCACTGCCTGGTGGCCGGCGGAGAGTACACGGTGGGCCGTAAGAGCTGCGCGGTGCTGCTGCACAACGACCAGTCCATCAGCCGCGCGCATGCGCGCCTCGCCGTCAGCCTGTCCGCGAGCGCCCGTCCC AATGTATCCACGACATTCACAGTGACCGACACTTCCAAATATGGTACATTTGTGAATGGTGACCGGCTGGCCCAAAACGATGCCAGGGTCCTGCAGAATGGGGATCAGCTGACGTTTGGGGTCTTTGAGAATAAGTTCAG AGTGGTCTTTGAGGCCTTGGTGGTCTGTTCGTCATGCGTGGACAACGTGGGAAAAGCCTCCCTGGCGACCAACGTCCAGCAGCTcggcggccgcctggtcagcaGCTGGAGCCAGGACTGCAGTCACCTGGTCATGCCGACCGTCAAAGTCACTGTCAAG ACAATCTGCGCCCTGCTGTGCTGCCGGCCGATAGTGAAGCCGGACTTCTTCTCAGAACTCAGGAAGGCGGCACAGCAGATGCAGGCTCTGCCCAAAGCAGAGAG TTTCCTTCCTGACTTAGACGAGCCGACCTTGGAAAAGAAGAATGTGGATCTTCATTTGGTGGCAGAACGTAAATGCCTCTTTGAGGGCAAAACGTTTATTTTCCTTAATGCCAAACAA CTGAAGCGCCTCAGCGCGGCGGTGGGCTTTGGAGGTGGGCGGGCCCAGCTGCTGGAGGACGGCGCTCTGCCTGTGGGCCTGCTGGAGTCTGCGCAGAGCTGCGTGGTCGACGTGTCGACGGGCAGCTCCCAGGTCCCGCAGGCAGAGAACGCGGTACAGTGGAGCGAGTCGGTGACTCACATCCTGCAGAG GAAGGGCCTTCGGCTGATCGCCGAGTCCGAGATCGGACTGGCCGCCATCTACGGCTCCACCAAACTCTACTGCAATCCCTCAGCCACCCTGACAGCTG AAACGGCTGAAGTGAAGGCCGCCATCCCAGGCGGGTCGCTGACTCAGAGCACCGCTGTGGACGAAACCGTGCTTCCGGCGGCTTCTCAGAACATCACGGCCTACGCCCCCGACACTGAGACGACACAGGGCTTCAGCAG AATGGACACCAGCGGACCCAGTGCAGTGCGTGAAACCCCAGAGAAGGATCGACGGCAGACCTGGTCATCAAACAGAGGCTCCGTGGTGAGCAACGCAGCCAACTCGTGTGTAAGAACAGAGGTGCTGATGTCATCACATGCCACGGGAGCCAAAAGTAGGAGGGAGGGGCCCGTCCTCGGAACCACCGATGACAGCCGTCTGATGGTGAAGCACCCTCCCTCCAGGAACCAGCACAAATCCCCCCAGAAGCAGGCCAACTCTCTTACCGACTACTTCAAACCTCTCAACAAGAAGAG AAATCGGGAGGAGGGAGATTCTCCTCGACAGTCTGAAGCTAAGCAGTCCAGGCAAGAGCAGGAGGAACAGGTGGAGGTGATGGAGGTGGAGAGGAGTGCCAGGCAACCATCAGCACCAGAGCCCTCTGTCTGCACGCCTGCATCCAAAGGAGAGGGGGACAAACTGGGTCAGGACTCAGACCTGGACCATTCGCCTGGGCCCTCCAGCCACAGGCCAGCAGTGGGCAAGAGGAAGGAGATACCCGCGACCGACCTGATGGAAGGCTGTATCTCAGAGGTGGACATAGAGGAGCTGGAATCAATCATGTCGACACCCATGGACGAAGAAGACCAGCAGGGTGCCCCCACCAAGAGGGCCCGCCTGGACCCTGTGCGTGACAtcaaagaggaggaggagtccCTTGTAGAG CCCGCCAGAGCCGGCAGCACAAGCATCCCCAAGAAGCCAGAAGCCGAGGCTCAGCCCAAAGCCGCCCCGGTGAAGCCGGAACTTGCG GAGTTGACGGCCGGCATTAAGGCCGATAATGGAGAGGATCTTCCCAGAAATCTACTGGTGATCGAGTTCAAGTCCCTGCTGGTGGACAAGCTGCCAAGGCCACGGTCGGAGCGTCAGCAGACGGGGGGGAAGAACTTCAAGAAGTTCAGGAAG ATTCCTGTGCCGGGGTCCTCTGGGCTGCCCAAAATCATCGGGGGCTCTGACCTGGTGGCTCACAACCGGACGAAGAACTCCGAACTGGAAGAGTGGCTGAGAGCAGCAGCGGAG GAGGAAAGTCGGAATGAGAGAGAGGAGGCGCTGGGTGATGACCTGTTCAG ATATAACCCAAGACTGTCCAAACGAAGATGA
- the decr1 gene encoding 2,4-dienoyl-CoA reductase, mitochondrial isoform X1 translates to MAWTLVRGAKKLGNLAFPLTSAVSRRQLLRDGGGALLQAGGSQAAFFPPNEGVMLRPDAFRNKVAFITGGGTGLGRGMAGTLSALGAECVIASRKLDVLKQTAEEISKQTGNKVHAVQCDVRDPASVEAAVTELVGVAGLPDVVINNAAGNFISPSENLSPNAWRTITDIVLNGTAYVTLEVGKRLIKAEKGAAFLAITTIYAESGSGFVVPSAAAKSGVETLCTSLAAEWGRYGLRFNVIQPGPIKTKGAFSRLDPTGVFEKSMIDRIPVGRLGTPGEIANLAAYLCSDYANWVTGAIIRMDGGEFVSMAGEFNDLKKVTKEQWAMMEAMIRKTKGS, encoded by the exons ATGGCGTGGACACTAGTGCGGGGGGCGAAAAAACTTGGAAATCTGGCATTTCCATTAACGTCTGCTGTCTCTAGAAGG CAGCTGCTGCGCGATGGGGGCGGAGCTTTGCTGCAGGCTGGTGGCTCGCAGGCTGCCTTCTTCCCCCCGAATGAAGGGGTGATGCTGCGGCCAGACGCCTTCCGAAATAAAGTGGCCTTCATCACGGGAGGGGGCACAGGCCTGGGCAGGGGGATGGCCGGCACGCTGTCGGCTCTCGGTGCCGAATGTGTCATCGCCAGCAG AAAGCTGGATGTTTTAAAGCAAACTGCAGAGGAAATATCAAAACAGACAGGAAATAAG GTTCACGCCGTGCAGTGTGACGTGAGAGACCCGGCGTCGGTGGAGGCTGCGGTCACTGAGCTGGTCGGCGTTGCAGGTTTGCCGGAT GTGGTGATAAACAACGCTGCTGGAAACTTCATCTCTCCCTCAGAGAATCTCTCTCCCAACGCCTGGAGAACAATAACGGACATTGTCCTGAACGGCACTGCGTACGTGACACTGGAGGTCGGGAAGCGGCTGATAAAGGCCGAGAAAG GCGCTGCCTTCTTGGCCATCACCACAATTTATGCTGAGAGCGGCTCTGGATTTGTGGTGCCCAGCGCTGCCGCCAAGTCCGGGGTGGAGACCCTGTGCAC GTCTCTTGCAGCAGAGTGGGGGAGGTACGGCCTGCGGTTCAATGTGATTCAGCCTGGGCCCATAAAGACCAAG GGAGCCTTCAGCCGACTGGACCCAACGGGGGTGTTTGAGAAGTCCATGATAGACCGGATCCCAGTGGGCAGACTGGGGACCCCTGGGGAGATCGCCAACCTGGCAGCGTACCTCTGTAGCGACTACGCCAACTGGGTGACTGGAGCG ATCATTCGAATGGACGGTGGAGAGTTCGTGTCAATGGCTGGCGAGTTCAATGACCTAAAAAAG GTCACCAAGGAACAGTGGGCCATGATGGAAGCCATGATCCGGAAGACCAAGGGCTCTTAG
- the decr1 gene encoding 2,4-dienoyl-CoA reductase, mitochondrial isoform X2 produces MAWTLVRGAKKLGNLAFPLTSAVSRRLLRDGGGALLQAGGSQAAFFPPNEGVMLRPDAFRNKVAFITGGGTGLGRGMAGTLSALGAECVIASRKLDVLKQTAEEISKQTGNKVHAVQCDVRDPASVEAAVTELVGVAGLPDVVINNAAGNFISPSENLSPNAWRTITDIVLNGTAYVTLEVGKRLIKAEKGAAFLAITTIYAESGSGFVVPSAAAKSGVETLCTSLAAEWGRYGLRFNVIQPGPIKTKGAFSRLDPTGVFEKSMIDRIPVGRLGTPGEIANLAAYLCSDYANWVTGAIIRMDGGEFVSMAGEFNDLKKVTKEQWAMMEAMIRKTKGS; encoded by the exons ATGGCGTGGACACTAGTGCGGGGGGCGAAAAAACTTGGAAATCTGGCATTTCCATTAACGTCTGCTGTCTCTAGAAGG CTGCTGCGCGATGGGGGCGGAGCTTTGCTGCAGGCTGGTGGCTCGCAGGCTGCCTTCTTCCCCCCGAATGAAGGGGTGATGCTGCGGCCAGACGCCTTCCGAAATAAAGTGGCCTTCATCACGGGAGGGGGCACAGGCCTGGGCAGGGGGATGGCCGGCACGCTGTCGGCTCTCGGTGCCGAATGTGTCATCGCCAGCAG AAAGCTGGATGTTTTAAAGCAAACTGCAGAGGAAATATCAAAACAGACAGGAAATAAG GTTCACGCCGTGCAGTGTGACGTGAGAGACCCGGCGTCGGTGGAGGCTGCGGTCACTGAGCTGGTCGGCGTTGCAGGTTTGCCGGAT GTGGTGATAAACAACGCTGCTGGAAACTTCATCTCTCCCTCAGAGAATCTCTCTCCCAACGCCTGGAGAACAATAACGGACATTGTCCTGAACGGCACTGCGTACGTGACACTGGAGGTCGGGAAGCGGCTGATAAAGGCCGAGAAAG GCGCTGCCTTCTTGGCCATCACCACAATTTATGCTGAGAGCGGCTCTGGATTTGTGGTGCCCAGCGCTGCCGCCAAGTCCGGGGTGGAGACCCTGTGCAC GTCTCTTGCAGCAGAGTGGGGGAGGTACGGCCTGCGGTTCAATGTGATTCAGCCTGGGCCCATAAAGACCAAG GGAGCCTTCAGCCGACTGGACCCAACGGGGGTGTTTGAGAAGTCCATGATAGACCGGATCCCAGTGGGCAGACTGGGGACCCCTGGGGAGATCGCCAACCTGGCAGCGTACCTCTGTAGCGACTACGCCAACTGGGTGACTGGAGCG ATCATTCGAATGGACGGTGGAGAGTTCGTGTCAATGGCTGGCGAGTTCAATGACCTAAAAAAG GTCACCAAGGAACAGTGGGCCATGATGGAAGCCATGATCCGGAAGACCAAGGGCTCTTAG